One Triplophysa dalaica isolate WHDGS20190420 chromosome 1, ASM1584641v1, whole genome shotgun sequence DNA segment encodes these proteins:
- the polr2l gene encoding DNA-directed RNA polymerases I, II, and III subunit RPABC5 — MIIPVRCFTCGKIVGNKWEAYLGLLQAEYTEGDALDALGLKRYCCRRMLLSHVDLIEKLLNYAPLEK, encoded by the exons ATGATCATCCCTGTTCGCTGCTTCACTTGTGGGAAAATTGTTGGGAACAAATGGGAGGCGTATTTAGGTCTTCTTCAAGCGGAGTACACAGAAGG TGATGCTCTTGACGCTCTGGGTTTGAAGAGGTACTGCTGTCGCAGGATGCTCCTGTCACACGTGGATCTTATCGAGAAATTGTTGAATTATGCACCCCTGGAGAAGTAA
- the sdhaf2 gene encoding succinate dehydrogenase assembly factor 2, mitochondrial has protein sequence MISAAVAKKVLCSIYRASLRPAVGTVISRGYRGDAPEPNMIEIPIPPWEERTGESMAIKRKRLVYESRKRGMLENCILLSLFAKQYLNTMSEVQLRQYDRLINEPSNDWDIYYWATEAVPTPDVYEGEVMNMLKEFTKNRNMEQRLDAPNLEYLDKSS, from the exons ATGATTTCAGCAGCTGTCGCGAAAAAG GTTCTTTGTAGCATTTACCGGGCATCACTGAGACCAGCTGTTGGCACAGTGATATCTCGTGGTTACCGTGGTGATGCCCCAGAGCCAAACATGATCGAGATCCCCATCCCTCCGTGGGAGGAGAGGACAGGAGAGTCCATGGCGATCAAAAGAAAAAGACTTGTGTACGAGAGCCGCAAGAGAGGCATGCTGGAGAACTGCATCCTTCTGAG tctttttGCAAAGCAGTACCTGAACACAATGAGTGAAGTTCAGCTGAGACAGTACGACAGACTCATCAATGAACCGAGCAATGACTGGGACATCTACTACTGGGCCACAG AGGCTGTGCCGACACCTGATGTTTATGAGGGCGAAGTGATGAACATGCTCAAAGAGTTCACCAAGAACAGGAACATGGAACAGCGTCTGGATGCACCAAATCTGGAATACCTGGACAAGAGCAGTTAA